Proteins co-encoded in one Gossypium arboreum isolate Shixiya-1 chromosome 11, ASM2569848v2, whole genome shotgun sequence genomic window:
- the LOC108450713 gene encoding protein PLASTID MOVEMENT IMPAIRED 2-like isoform X1, whose amino-acid sequence MEKRRVGSSKVAVNMYEEMILDGNSSWKKPQSHEAFPEKPLSKARELHIARRDMSRFKESRRIAESETFKAESELSSAKKTVKDLASMIEESNFKAKERIKDVESLKKKGKLDVKASVFRSVESYQCVEVMEELEMVKHELSELKLAMASVMADKERAVKEFEDSSKKLLSNGRHIEELRKEIEVANEEHVLVELARMEASKEAADIEAQKEKEVGELSCRMAGTKKKMEDMINEIDQTGELEQRLNVTLSDINVLQDELKQVKDQPPSLESTNKVLQAAKNELASIREEGFRYMSSMDVIRNELKHVIEETKKLKKAEEKTDLRVKSLNSKLLRAKSKLEAATAAEEKANSIVANLSLSLEQLRLEAEASMKEKALIAEEAAAIAEEIRKTESKIDSTEEKLQAAVGELEAVKSAETSALEKLRSLIQTTMQSRASASDRNSTITISKFEYQYLTGRAVGAEEIADKKVAAAQAWIEALKASEREIMIKNKMAQSDLKEMRVEEEEEEYRTQRSLSAKKMIEKELRNWQLVEQTKQSSFNRRSMKSNGNSTPLGKSKFRRSLSPAIRVSGLTPFSNKKKNKVMPNLAKLFTGKKVDKDA is encoded by the exons ATGGAGAAGAGAAGAGTCGGATCAAGTAAAGTTGCTGTTAATATGTATGAAGAAATGATTCTTGATGGTAATTCTTCATGGAAGAAACCCCAGAGTCATGAGGCTTTTCCTGAG AAGCCATTGTCAAAAGCAAGGGAGCTTCATATTGCAAGAAGGGATATGAGTCGATTTAAAGAGAGTAGAAGAATTGCAGAATCAGAAACGTTTAAAGCCGAGTCTGAACTCTCTAGTGCAAAGAAAACAGTGAAGGATTTGGCTTCAATGATAGAGGAATCAAATTTCAAAGCTAAGGAAAGGATTAAAGATGTTGAATctttgaaaaagaaaggaaagctCGACGTCAAGGCATCGGTTTTTCGTAGTGTCGAAAGTTATCAGTGCGTGGAAGTTATGGAAGAACTGGAAATGGTGAAACATGAACTCAGTGAACTTAAGCTTGCAATGGCATCTGTAATGGCAGACAAAGAAAGAGCAGTGAAGGAGTTTGAAGATTCAAGCAAGAAACTGTTGTCTAATGGTAGGCATATAGAGGAGCTCAGGAAGGAAATTGAGGTGGCTAATGAGGAACATGTTCTAGTCGAATTGGCTCGGATGGAGGCATCAAAAGAAGCTGCAGATATCGAAGCTCAAAAAGAGAAAGAAGTTGGTGAACTGTCATGTAGGATGGCAGGAACGAAGAAGAAAATGGAGGACATGATCAACGAGATTGATCAGACTGGAGAGTTGGAACAAAGATTGAACGTCACTTTGTCTGACATTAATGTCTTACAAGATGAACTCAAGCAAGTCAAGGATCAACCACCTTCATTAGAGTCAACCAACAAAGTGTTGCAGGCAGCTAAGAACGAATTGGCTTCGATTCGAGAAGAGGGTTTTCGGTATATGTCATCAATGGATGTTATCCGAAATGAGCTGAAACATGTTATAGAAGAAACAAAAAAGTTGAAGAAAGCAGAGGAAAAGACAGATTTGAGAGTTAAAAGTCTCAATTCAAAGCTGTTAAGAGCCAAATCAAAGTTGGAAGCAGCGACAGCAGCTGAAGAAAAAGCTAACTCTATTGTAGCCAATCTTTCCCTCTCACTTGAACAGTTAAGACTTGAAGCTGAAGCATCAATGAAAGAGAAGGCTCTTATAGCCGAAGAAGCTGCAGCAATCGCAGAAGAAATCCGGAAAACCGAGTCCAAAATCGACTCAACCGAGGAAAAGTTGCAGGCAGCTGTGGGGGAACTAGAAGCAGTAAAGTCAGCAGAGACTTCAGCTCTAGAAAAGTTGAGATCTCTCATACAGACTACAATGCAATCTAGAGCTTCAGCATCCGATCGGAATTCCACGATTACTATATCGAAATTTGAGTACCAGTACTTGACCGGACGTGCGGTTGGAGCTGAAGAAATTGCTGATAAAAAAGTTGCTGCAGCTCAGGCATGGATTGAAGCTCTCAAGGCTAGTGAAAGGGAGATAATGATTAAAAACAAAATGGCTCAAAGTGATCTCAAGGAGATGAGggtagaggaagaagaagaagaatatcgAACCCAAAGGTCACTTTCAGCTAAGAAAATGATAGAGAAAGAACTAAGAAACTGGCAACTTGTTGAACAAACCAAGCAATCATCATTCAATAGAAGGTCAATGAAAAGCAATGGCAATTCGACACCGTTAGGAAAATCGAAGTTCCGTAGATCATTGTCACCGGCGATACGGGTGAGTGGATTGACCCCATTCAGCAATAAGAAGAAGAACAAGGTGATGCCAAATCTAGCCAAGCTCTTCACAGGTAAGAAAGTTGATAAAGATGCTTAA
- the LOC108450713 gene encoding protein PLASTID MOVEMENT IMPAIRED 2-like isoform X2, which yields MEKRRVGSSKVAVNMYEEMILDGNSSWKKPQSHEAFPEPLSKARELHIARRDMSRFKESRRIAESETFKAESELSSAKKTVKDLASMIEESNFKAKERIKDVESLKKKGKLDVKASVFRSVESYQCVEVMEELEMVKHELSELKLAMASVMADKERAVKEFEDSSKKLLSNGRHIEELRKEIEVANEEHVLVELARMEASKEAADIEAQKEKEVGELSCRMAGTKKKMEDMINEIDQTGELEQRLNVTLSDINVLQDELKQVKDQPPSLESTNKVLQAAKNELASIREEGFRYMSSMDVIRNELKHVIEETKKLKKAEEKTDLRVKSLNSKLLRAKSKLEAATAAEEKANSIVANLSLSLEQLRLEAEASMKEKALIAEEAAAIAEEIRKTESKIDSTEEKLQAAVGELEAVKSAETSALEKLRSLIQTTMQSRASASDRNSTITISKFEYQYLTGRAVGAEEIADKKVAAAQAWIEALKASEREIMIKNKMAQSDLKEMRVEEEEEEYRTQRSLSAKKMIEKELRNWQLVEQTKQSSFNRRSMKSNGNSTPLGKSKFRRSLSPAIRVSGLTPFSNKKKNKVMPNLAKLFTGKKVDKDA from the exons ATGGAGAAGAGAAGAGTCGGATCAAGTAAAGTTGCTGTTAATATGTATGAAGAAATGATTCTTGATGGTAATTCTTCATGGAAGAAACCCCAGAGTCATGAGGCTTTTCCTGAG CCATTGTCAAAAGCAAGGGAGCTTCATATTGCAAGAAGGGATATGAGTCGATTTAAAGAGAGTAGAAGAATTGCAGAATCAGAAACGTTTAAAGCCGAGTCTGAACTCTCTAGTGCAAAGAAAACAGTGAAGGATTTGGCTTCAATGATAGAGGAATCAAATTTCAAAGCTAAGGAAAGGATTAAAGATGTTGAATctttgaaaaagaaaggaaagctCGACGTCAAGGCATCGGTTTTTCGTAGTGTCGAAAGTTATCAGTGCGTGGAAGTTATGGAAGAACTGGAAATGGTGAAACATGAACTCAGTGAACTTAAGCTTGCAATGGCATCTGTAATGGCAGACAAAGAAAGAGCAGTGAAGGAGTTTGAAGATTCAAGCAAGAAACTGTTGTCTAATGGTAGGCATATAGAGGAGCTCAGGAAGGAAATTGAGGTGGCTAATGAGGAACATGTTCTAGTCGAATTGGCTCGGATGGAGGCATCAAAAGAAGCTGCAGATATCGAAGCTCAAAAAGAGAAAGAAGTTGGTGAACTGTCATGTAGGATGGCAGGAACGAAGAAGAAAATGGAGGACATGATCAACGAGATTGATCAGACTGGAGAGTTGGAACAAAGATTGAACGTCACTTTGTCTGACATTAATGTCTTACAAGATGAACTCAAGCAAGTCAAGGATCAACCACCTTCATTAGAGTCAACCAACAAAGTGTTGCAGGCAGCTAAGAACGAATTGGCTTCGATTCGAGAAGAGGGTTTTCGGTATATGTCATCAATGGATGTTATCCGAAATGAGCTGAAACATGTTATAGAAGAAACAAAAAAGTTGAAGAAAGCAGAGGAAAAGACAGATTTGAGAGTTAAAAGTCTCAATTCAAAGCTGTTAAGAGCCAAATCAAAGTTGGAAGCAGCGACAGCAGCTGAAGAAAAAGCTAACTCTATTGTAGCCAATCTTTCCCTCTCACTTGAACAGTTAAGACTTGAAGCTGAAGCATCAATGAAAGAGAAGGCTCTTATAGCCGAAGAAGCTGCAGCAATCGCAGAAGAAATCCGGAAAACCGAGTCCAAAATCGACTCAACCGAGGAAAAGTTGCAGGCAGCTGTGGGGGAACTAGAAGCAGTAAAGTCAGCAGAGACTTCAGCTCTAGAAAAGTTGAGATCTCTCATACAGACTACAATGCAATCTAGAGCTTCAGCATCCGATCGGAATTCCACGATTACTATATCGAAATTTGAGTACCAGTACTTGACCGGACGTGCGGTTGGAGCTGAAGAAATTGCTGATAAAAAAGTTGCTGCAGCTCAGGCATGGATTGAAGCTCTCAAGGCTAGTGAAAGGGAGATAATGATTAAAAACAAAATGGCTCAAAGTGATCTCAAGGAGATGAGggtagaggaagaagaagaagaatatcgAACCCAAAGGTCACTTTCAGCTAAGAAAATGATAGAGAAAGAACTAAGAAACTGGCAACTTGTTGAACAAACCAAGCAATCATCATTCAATAGAAGGTCAATGAAAAGCAATGGCAATTCGACACCGTTAGGAAAATCGAAGTTCCGTAGATCATTGTCACCGGCGATACGGGTGAGTGGATTGACCCCATTCAGCAATAAGAAGAAGAACAAGGTGATGCCAAATCTAGCCAAGCTCTTCACAGGTAAGAAAGTTGATAAAGATGCTTAA
- the LOC108453832 gene encoding uncharacterized protein LOC108453832, whose protein sequence is MMDVERSSLCNFVVNFLLEENYLLTAFELLHELLDDGRDAQAMRLKEFFADPSHFPVDQISRYSSLGVVDPQSLLEEKEAIEEKLALSDYELRLAQEDVMKLKTELQRKVDLRRDRLSESSVSNNINHALEVHRHKRDVPFSTLGPLKANERKDLNCAVKEYLLIGGYRLTAMTFCEEVTDQNLDVWANSPASVPDALRHYYYQYLSSSSEAAEEKISMIRENESLQKAIESLNYEKELLMKNKDLAEGQINALTKSLAATQKELKDKENLIQDVKHAWEHQRKELNDCRAEITSPKMHIEGSSSVQNPVTSSVESAQPQAFENYKKEIVSLQKEIERLKAEKRDIPDLSDSSCAEKESTYTEEKVVEVDENKTLISHPVEPAGPIDSNSLSASVQAFDNSTHKPEDNLAEPAMNPSSTADGFSSSRTLPQQNEKPPSEDSRLHSKSETPSSGPAPDNMGLGTIQILADALPKIVPYVLINHREELLPLIMCAIERHPDNATRDSLTHTLFNLIKRPDEQQRRIIMDACVSLAKNVGEMRTEIELLPQCWEQINHMYEERRLLVAQSCGELAEFVRPEIRDSLILSIVQQLIEDPATVVREAAAHNLALLLPLFPHMDKYFKVEELMFQLACDPSGVVVETTLKELLPALVNWGNKLDHILRVLISHILDSAEHCPPLSGVEGSVESHLRVLGEQERWNLDILLRILADLLPHVHQKAIETCPFSSVSESNGPIFSSSVLELYAGGHVEWPAFEWMHVDCFSALIRLSCLLPQKEDSLRNRTTKFLLAVSERFGESYSTHIMMPVFLVAVGDAADFTFFPPNIHSRIRGLKPRTSVAERLAVLGILPLLLAGVLGSPGKREQLADYLRKLLVEGAMKENQSITHNNDIVNAVRFLCTFEEHHTLIFDILWEMVVSSNIELKIGAANILKVIVTYVDAKVASTHVLPALITLGSDQNLKVKNASIDAFGAVAQHFKNDMIVDKIRVQMDAFLEDGSHETTMAVVRSLVVALPHTTERFRDYFLTKIFQLTSMPAFATDGMSRRERANVFCEAICAVDATDISANSIRDFLLPSIHNLLRDPDTLDPAHKEALEIILKERSGGTFDALSKVMGAHIGIPSSMTSIFGEGGLLGKKESTAPTSPVGSPRAGTSSAHGLAPEDTRFMRIMRVTDMLRGKAKSQEETHQNQ, encoded by the exons ATGATGGATGTAGAGAGATCATCGCTGTGCAATTTCGTTGTGAATTTTCTACTTGAAGAAAATTACTTGTTAACGGCATTCGAATTGCTCCACGAGCTTCTTGACGATGGTCGTGACGCTCAAGCTATGCGTCTAAAGGAATTCTTCGCCGATCCTTCTCATTTTCCTGTTGATCAGATCTCTCGCTACAGCTCTCTTGGAG TTGTAGACCCTCAAAGTTTGCTAGAAGAGAAAGAAGCAATAGAAGAAAAATTAGCACTTAGTGACTATGAATTGCGGTTAGCTCAAGAAGATGTTATGAAACTGAAGACCGAGTTACAAAGGAAAGTAGATCTCCGTCGCGATAGATTGAGTG AATCAAGTGTGAGCAATAACATAAATCATGCTCTGGAAGTCCATCGGCACAAGAGAGATGTTCCCTTCTCTACTTTAGGCCCATTGAAGGCTAATGAACGTAAAGATCTGAATTGTGCGGTAAAGGAATATTTGCTGATAGGTGGATATCGATTAACTGCAATGACATTTTGTGAAGAG GTTACAGATCAGAACCTAGATGTTTGGGCAAACTCACCAGCATCTGTGCCTGATGCCTTGCGCCATTACTATTATCAGTACCTGTCTTCAAGTTCAGAAGCTGCTGAG GAGAAAATTTCTATGATTCGAGAAAATGAGTCATTACAAAAAGCAATTGAGAGCTTAAATTATGAGAAAGAGCTTTTGATGAAAAACAAAGATTTGGCTGAAGGTCAGATAAATGCATTGACAAAATCTTTGGCAGCCACTCAGAAGGAACTGAAGGACAAGGAAAATCTG ATACAAGATGTGAAGCATGCCTGGGAGCATCAAAGGAAGGAACTAAATGATTGCAGGGCTGAAATCACTTCCCCGAAAATGCACATTGAAGGATCTTCTTCTGTACAAAATCCGGTGACTAGTAGTGTTGAATCTGCTCAACCCCAGGCCTTTGAAAATTACAAGAAAGAAATAGTGTCTTTGCAGAAGGAAATTGAAAGATTAAAGGCAGAGAAAAGAGATATTCCGGATTTAAGTGATTCGAGCTGTGCTGAGAAAGAATCAACATATACTGAAGAGAAAGTCGTTGAGGTGGATGAGAATAAAACTCTTATCTCGCATCCCGTTGAGCCAGCAGGACCTATAGACAGCAACTCACTGTCTGCGTCAGTTCAAGCATTTGACAACAGCACTCACAAGCCTGAAGATAATTTGGCAGAACCAGCTATGAATCCTTCAAGCACTGCTGATGGTTTCTCATCTAGTAGAACCTTACCCCAACAAAATGAGAAACCACCATCAGAAGATAGTAGGCTGCATTCCAAATCGGAAACTCCTAGCAGTGGGCCTGCTCCAGATAATATG GGTTTGGGGACCATTCAAATACTAGCAGATGCTTTGCCTAAGATTGTTCCTTATGTTTTGATCAACCATCGGGAG GAGCTTCTTCCACTGATAATGTGTGCTATTGAGCGGCATCCAGATAATGCCACCCGAGATTCTTTGACACACACACTGTTCAATTTGATTAAACGACCAGATGAACAGCAGAGACGAATTATAATGGAT GCATGTGTTAGCCTAGCTAAAAATGTTGGGGAGATGAGAACAGAAATAGAACTACTCCCCCAGTGCTGGGAACAA ATAAATCACATGTATGAGGAGCGCAGGTTGCTTGTTGCTCAATCATGCGGGGAGCTTGCTGAATTCGTCAGACCTGAGATTCGTGATTCTCTTATTTTATCTATTGTACAACAACTGATTGAAGATCCTGCAACTGTTGTTCGAGAAGCTGCTGCGCACAATCTGGCCTTACTACTTCCACTCTTTCCACATATGGATAAATATTTCAAG gTTGAGGAGTTGATGTTCCAATTGGCCTGTGATCCATCTGGAGTGGTGGTTGAAACTACACTAAAAGAACTACTACCTGCACTAGTAAATTGGGGAAACAAGTTAGACCATATTTTGAGAGTTCTAATCTCTCATATCTTGGACTCTGCTGAG CATTGTCCACCTCTTTCTGGAGTTGAAGGGTCAGTGGAGTCCCACCTGCGTGTTTTAGGTGAACAAGAGCGCTGGAATCTTGATATTTTGTTAAGAATTTTGGCTGATTTGCTTCCTCATGTGCATCAGAAAGCAATTGAGACATGCCCATTTTCCTCTGTTTCGGAGTCAAATGGGCCAATATTTTCCAGTTCGGTACTTGAATTGTATGCAGG GGGACATGTCGAGTGGCCTGCATTTGAATGGATGCATGTGGATTGCTTTTCTGCTTTAATACGGCTGTCTTGCTTGTTACCCCAGAAAGAGGATAGTTTAAGAAACCGAACTACAAAG TTTTTGTTGGCTGTTTCTGAACGTTTTGGGGAATCTTATTCGACACACATAATGATGCCTGTATTCTTGGTAGCAGTTGGGGATGCTGCTGATTTCACATTTTTCCCTCCCAACATTCACTCAAGAATCAGAG GTCTAAAACCGAGGACATCTGTGGCTGAGAGACTTGCTGTTCTAGGTATCCTGCCACTTCTCTTAGCGGGTGTTCTTGGATCTCCTGGTAAGCGTGAACAGTTAGCAGACTACTTGAGAAAGCTATTAGTTGAAGGTGCCATGAAAGAGAATCAGTCTATAACACACAACAATGATATTGTTAATGCTGTCCGCTTCCTTTG TACATTCGAAGAACATCATACCTTGATATTTGATATCTTGTGGGAAATGGTTGTTAGCTCAAATATAGAATTGAAGATTGGCGCTGCCAATATACTGAAAGTCATT GTGACATACGTTGATGCAAAAGTTGCCTCTACACATGTTCTACCTGCCTTGATTACCCTTGGCTCAGACCAAAACCTGAAGGTGAAGAATGCAAGCATAGATGCTTTTGGGGCTGTGGCACAACATTTTAAAAATGACATG ATTGTTGATAAAATACGTGTTCAAATGGATGCTTTTCTCGAAGATGGTTCTCATGAAACAACCATGGCCGTGGTCCGTTCGTTAGTGGTAGCACTTCCACATACAACAGAGAGATTTAGGGATTAT TTTTTGACTAAGATTTTCCAACTGACAAGCATGCCTGCTTTTGCAACTGATGGGATGTCTCGCAGAGAGAGAGCTAATGTGTTTTGTGAAGCCATATGTGCTGTGGATGCGACAG ATATTTCTGCAAATAGCATTCGTGATTtccttcttccttcaattcacaacttatTAAGAGACCCCGATACACTAGATCCTGCACACAAAGAGGCCCTCGAAATAATATTGAAAGAAAGATCCGGTGGAACTTTTGATGCTTTGAGTAAGGTTATGGGAGCTCACATCGGGATTCCATCATCAATGACTAGTATCTTTGGTGAGGGTGGGCTGCTAGGAAAGAAAGAAAGCACTGCACCAACATCTCCGGTTGGATCTCCGAGAGCTGGGACATCATCCGCACATGGACTTGCACCGGAGGATACTAGATTCATGCGCATCATGAGGGTCACTGACATGCTGCGAGGCAAAGCAAAAAGCCAAGAAGAAACTCATCAGAACCAGTGA
- the LOC108451836 gene encoding mitochondrial 37S ribosomal protein S27 yields the protein MSAGGLKKMLASAVVVGVTEARARIFGQILNPTGQRSSHKILRKKLIGDKVAEWYPYDIKNDDPHVMAREEEERLSKLESLKRRGKGPPKKGQGRRAAKRNK from the coding sequence ATGAGTGCTGGTGGTTTAAAGAAAATGTTGGCTTCGGCCGTCGTAGTAGGGGTCACTGAAGCTCGAGCAAGAATATTTGGACAGATACTCAACCCAACGGGACAGAGATCATCCCATAAGATCTTACGCAAAAAGCTCATCGGGGACAAGGTTGCAGAATGGTACCCGTACGACATCAAGAACGATGATCCGCATGTCATGGCGCGTGAAGAAGAAGAGCGCTTATCGAAGCTTGAATCGTTGAAGAGACGTGGTAAGGGACCACCGAAGAAAGGCCAAGGAAGACGTGCCGCTAAACGCAACAAGTAG